A region of Stegostoma tigrinum isolate sSteTig4 chromosome 3, sSteTig4.hap1, whole genome shotgun sequence DNA encodes the following proteins:
- the LOC125450152 gene encoding cryptic protein-like — protein MEVMRFSTVNRFFLLLFFPFQAVTFANDCGGDSNCYRQSSESSLERRLRQSPKSLTEFNQLDSKRQEPNSSATVNIVQFVGLTDSKKLNRSCCKNGGTCILGSFCACPVHFVGRYCELDERLKGCGKFRDGQWALKHCTWCRCSYGSLRCIEVFGKVENCDPEQDDGFPAASSSLELTRPLLLSVCLAIVFELIP, from the exons ATGGAAGTAATGCGCTTTTCAACAGTTAATAG gTTTTTTCTTCTACTGTTTTTTCCCTTCCAGGCTGTCACGTTTGCGAATG ATTGTGGTGGTGATTCGAATTGTTATCGACAGTCTTCAGAGTCCAGTCTGGAGAGACGACTCCGCCAAAGTCCTAAATCGTTAACTGAATTTAACCAACTCGACAGTAAGCGCCAAGAACCAAATTCCTCGGCCACTGTGAACATCGTTCAGTTCGTTGGACTGACAGATA GCAAGAAACTGAACAGGAGTTGTTGCAAGAACGGCGGAACATGCATCCTCGGCAGCTTCTGCGCCTGTCCAGTCCACTTTGTCGGTAGATactgtgagctggatgaacgcctCAA GGGATGCGGCAAATTTCGTGATGGCCAATGGGCTTTAAAGCATTGTACCTGGTGTAGATGTAGCTATGGAAGTCTACGCTGTATTGAAGTATTCGGGAAGGTTGAGAATTGTG ATCCGGAGCAGGATGATGGATTCCCTGCTGCTAGCTCCAGCCTGGAACTAACAAGACCATTGTTGTTGTCTGTGTGCCTTGCTATAGTATTTGAATTGATTCCATAA